The proteins below are encoded in one region of Hordeum vulgare subsp. vulgare chromosome 3H, MorexV3_pseudomolecules_assembly, whole genome shotgun sequence:
- the LOC123439384 gene encoding F-box protein PP2-B10-like has product MGSHGPGTSMSMSMATAAAEEEEEDRTRLCDLPEACVAHVLALTSPRDACRCAAVSPCFRDAAESDAVWARFLPPDYRAILQLHQAPAPARSFPLSRSGSTAGAGAASSKKETYLGLSDVAALVDGGGGGMAVWLARGSGAKCVALSARRLSLPWEDGEFSWRWTPHPLSRFADVAQLVDCTCLDIYGRLPTAELTPATAYAAYLVFATTDAHRGLSFPDQETTVSVGRSAPCRQTVCLRPDTAEARRFRGGNVEARGPAQRGDGWWEVEMGRLRTGDGAAVVGEEVAVSFEMLGWYPKRGLVVEGVEFRPL; this is encoded by the exons ATGGGCAGTCACGGGCCTGGCACGTCCATGTCGATGtccatggcgacggcggcggcggaggaggaggaggaggacaggacGCGGCTGTGCGACCTCCCGGAGGCGTGCGTGGCGCACGTGCTGGCGCTCACCTCCCCGCGGGACGCGTGCCGCTGCGCCGCCGTGTCGCCCTGCTTCCGCGACGCCGCCGAGTCGGACGCCGTCTGGGCGCGCTTCCTCCCGCCGGACTACCGCGCCATCCTCCAGCTGCAccaggcgccggcgccggcgcggaGCTTCCCCCTCTCGCGCTCCGGCTCcacggcgggggcgggggcggcgtcGAGCAAGAAGGAGACGTACCTCGGGCTCAGCGACGTGGCCGCGCTggtggacggcggcggcggcggcatggcGGTGTGGCTGGCCAGGGGGAGCGGGGCCAAGTGCGTGGCGCTGTCGGCGAGGAGGCTCAGCCTGCCGTGGGAGGACGGCGAGTTCAGCTGGAGGTGGACGCCCCACCCGCTCTCCAG GTTCGCGGACGTGGCCCAGCTGGTGGACTGCACATGCCTGGACATCTACGGCCGGCTCCCCACGGCGGAGCTGACGCCGGCCACCGCCTACGCGGCGTACCTCGTCTTCGCCACCACGGACGCCCACCGCGGCCTGAGCTTCCCGGACCAGGAGACGACGGTCAGCGTCGGCCGCAGTGCCCCGTGCCGCCAAACGGTGTGCCTCCGCCCCGACACCGCCGAGGCACGTAGGTTCAGGGGCGGGAATGTCGAGGCGAGGGGGCCGGCGCAGCGCGGCGACGGGTGGTGGGAGGTGGAGATGGGGCGGCTGCGCACCGGCGACGGGGCAGCGGTggtcggggaggaggtggcggtgaGCTTCGAGATGCTGGGGTGGTACCCCAAGCGCGGGCTCGTCGTGGAAGGCGTCGAGTTCAGGCCCCTGTGA